TCGCAGCAACGAGGCTATTTCGGGCCGACCATGGGCTCACGCTTTGTAGCACCACAGCGCGAAAAAAAATCACGAGCAGAACTAGCGACTCTGGACCCAGGGTAGCTCCGCCCTACCGCAAACTCAAACTAGGCAACGATATTCGACGCCAGCCCCAGCGGAGCACGGGAAATCCGTTCCATCATCTCGCCTCATCGGCGGCCGATACATTTACTTGCGTGGGTCCCTTCAGTAAGTTTAGATCCGACCAAGAGAAGATAGATTGAGTTCATTTTCCAGCCGAGGCGCGGGCGTATATCCAAAATGACTTTCAGTCGACGTTTACTACTTGCGGGGTTTGCAGTCGGAGCACCCGCTGCAGCTGCGCAACCGGTTCGGGATCAGACTGACAAGGCTGACTCGGCCCTCCTCGATGTAAGAGATGCAGGATCGCTATCGCCAGATTCTGACAACACGAGTACATTTGATGGCGCCCTGGCTGGAGCGGCTGCTTCCGGAAAGGCGGGAATATTCATTCCGCCCGGGCGATGGCCCGGTAGCATTATTGTTAAACAGGACAACGTCCGGATCGTCGGTGCCGGTCGACCGGTTTGGACCGGCTCAGCACTTGCTGGGGGCACCATCATTGTCGGCGGGATCGAAAATCGCCGCGTCGGCACGGAAATTGGCCATCTCGGAGTAGATCAATCAACCGTTTCCAGCACCATCATTGACGGTCTCCATTCTGGAGGTGCTAGCGACGAAATCGCCGTTGGCTACTACTATCACGATCTAGCGTTTCTTGGTCGCGGGTACAGCGGAGGAAAATCTGCTCATGCCCTATTGATGCAGAATGGCACGAATTCCATTGTGGAGAGGATACTAGCAATAAGATATGCCCACGGCGTCGCGGTCAGGATGTCCCGCGCGCATGTGCGGGACATAGAGACAATCGATATGGAAGCTTCTTCCGTGATCTTCAAGTCAGACAGCATGTCCGGCAAGAATGACTGTATCGGAAGCAGCCTCGATGGGTTGAGCGCGAAGACAACTGCACCGCGGCGCAACGCCAACATCATTATCGAGAGCAGAGGCACCGGTAAGTCGACCAGGAATATCAGGGTACAAAACGTTCTTTCGGAAGGCTCCGCTTCTGCGACCATAACAGTCGACAAGGATCCGGGCGGCGAAGTCGACAATGTTCTCGTAAGTAACGTGACGTCGGACGGCTGTAGCGCCGACAGAGCGTTTGCAATAATTCACGGCACGAACATCACTCTCTCCACATGCATCGCTAAAGACAATGCAGGGTTCTCATTCCGAAACTCAGCAGCTACAGGTGTGAAGTTATTCGGTTGCGTTTCGATCAACGCAAAAGCAGCTGCATACTTCCAAGATGCACCGTTCGATTTCGCACAGATCAACAACGAGATCATCGGCGCAAAGATATCTGGCGCTCAGGTCGGTAGAGGCAAGCTGACCACCAAACTCCAGGACGGGTTGCTAGAATACGATGGCACTAGTCTGTACTTTACCACCGGCGGCGTACGCCGAATTGTAAATTTTAGCTGAGCTGACAGCACTTGTGCGATCGTTGCCACTAACTCATCCGCCGCGAAGAACGTAGATTTCAGCGCGGGATGATTTGAGGTTGGGCGATCGGCGGCGTGAAGATTTGAAACAACAAGAGCCCAAGCCACCGGATGAGGCCACCGTTGCCGGGCAGCGCCTTCACGTGGGTGACGAACTGGCCGCCCTTGGATGTGCCAAGTCGTGGCGACGGAGACCGCCAGCGCCAGCATGCGTCCGAGGAAATCTCACTGAGCGAGTCCGCGCGGGCTTCGATTGTGGGCAATGTCGCGGATGACGCGCCCGAGATCGGTTCTGAGCGTCTTCAAGGCCCGGTTGGCGCGCGTGAACTGCTTGGCATGAACATAGCGCTGGTGCTCGATCAACACGAACCTACCTACCCGTGCATCTTCCTCCAATGCCGCCACAGAATCACAGCTAATGGTTCAAGGGAACGGCAAAACGAAACTGCAAGCTATCGGCGCTTCACATCCCGGAAGCTCGCAGTCCCAATGCCGTCGCGCCCCGCAAGATCGACCTCCGCTCGATGGCTTAGGAGATCCTTCACGGCCGCCCAAACCTGTTGCGATGACTACCGCGACCCCCCTCGACTGTAAGGAAGTCGGGAAGCAAGAACGTTTGTGATTGGCCGTTCCAACAGAAAATATATCAGACTGGTGACCGCAAGAGCGAAGGCAATGGAGCATGCGATAGCTAGGTAAGGTGCAACAACTCCAATCTTCTTGAGGACCACGGGCACAATCGGCGCAACCAAAGGATGAAACAGATAGGTCGAGTAGGATGCGGCGCCAAGAAAAACAAAGGGGCGAGGCACCGTCAGCCCGGCACGCTGCTCTAACGAAACGCTCCCCCACAGGACAAAGAATGAGGCTAGCCCGATGGAAAGAATTGGAGGGATAGGAACGAGAACGCCGAAAACATCAAAAACGATAGAAAGCAGTCCCAACCCAATCGAGGCCAAAGAGGCCGTCACTCCAAGGATAATCTTCTTTCGAAAAAGGCCACCCAGCACCATGCCAAAAACGAAGTTGAGCATTATGCTGTCAAGCAGGAAATACACGATTGAGTGCCGCTCCATCTCGACCAAATCACTCCGAAAGAGCGAAATCAGGGAAATGACCAGAATAATAACTCCGACAAACTTTATCGGCTCAACCTTTAGCATCAGGGCCAGAGCGAACAGCAAGTAAAAGAACATTTCGAATACAAGTGTCCACCCCACCCCCAACAGTGGCTGGATCGTTCCGTCGATTGGATTATAGCTGGGAAGGAAAAGATATGACTTGATAATAAGCGGCACATCAAAGCCAGTGTGAAGAACTTGCTCAGCGGCAAACAGCGTTGCAACAACCTTAACACTGGTTGCGATCCAGTAGATCGGCACGATGCGTAATAACCGTCTCACCGAGAAAATCTTCCAGCCGTCATCACTGACGGCAAGTTTCTCCGATGAAATGATCATAACGAAACCGCTGATCACAAAAAACAAAACGACGCCCGACGCGCCCCTCCGCCAATATTCGAAGCTCCCATCGAGTCGCTCGTGAACATAGAAACCGCAATGGGTAATCAATACCAAAAAGGCTGCTAGAAATCGCATGAACTGAATAGAATTCAGTCGACTTGACGAAGCTTCCAACTTTAGTGAAGCGGGGTCCACCAAACCCTTCGCAAAGCCCGCCGAAGCTTGGGTTAGCATTTCCATGATCTTCCATTCGCCGCTAACGTCCGAGCCGGCAACATACTAGCCTTATTGCGGAGCTAGTATTGGCGGCCTGCGTGTATCCTATCTGAATGCCACATCGGGTGAAGACCGCCCCGGGATATGGGTTGGTTCCGTGGCTCTGATTGAGTCCGGCCTAGCTAGGTAATGGGCTGTGCAAAAGCCAATTAAAATGCTCAAAACTTGGCCCGGCGCTCCCGGATTATAGATACTTGCAATCATCGGAATATTCACAAGCGAAACAAGGACTAGACCTGCCGCGAAATTGCGGACTTCACTAGCCGATGGGTCCAAACCCGACCGAAGTTTTCTTCGAAACAGAGAAACCCATAGCCAAAACTGGACAAATATCAGCGCAAGACCAGCGCACCCCGATCGTACGAAAATGAAGGACCATGCGTTGTGGAACAC
This region of Bradyrhizobium sp. CCGUVB1N3 genomic DNA includes:
- a CDS encoding acyltransferase, giving the protein MEMLTQASAGFAKGLVDPASLKLEASSSRLNSIQFMRFLAAFLVLITHCGFYVHERLDGSFEYWRRGASGVVLFFVISGFVMIISSEKLAVSDDGWKIFSVRRLLRIVPIYWIATSVKVVATLFAAEQVLHTGFDVPLIIKSYLFLPSYNPIDGTIQPLLGVGWTLVFEMFFYLLFALALMLKVEPIKFVGVIILVISLISLFRSDLVEMERHSIVYFLLDSIMLNFVFGMVLGGLFRKKIILGVTASLASIGLGLLSIVFDVFGVLVPIPPILSIGLASFFVLWGSVSLEQRAGLTVPRPFVFLGAASYSTYLFHPLVAPIVPVVLKKIGVVAPYLAIACSIAFALAVTSLIYFLLERPITNVLASRLPYSRGGSR